The Buchnera aphidicola (Nipponaphis monzeni) genome includes the window TTTTAACTCATATATAATTTTTCTTATTGCCTTTTCATTAAAATTAATTATTTTAGAATTTAACCCAGTTTTTCCAACTTCTAAACTACATATAGCTTTTTGAATTGATTCTTGAAAAGTCCTACCTATTCCCATTACTTCGCCTACTGATTTCATTTGAGTAGTTAACCTATCATTACATCCAGGAAATTTTTCAAAATTAAATCTAGGTATTTTAGTAACTATATAATCTATAGTTGGTTCAAATGCAGCAGGAATACAACTGTTTTTTGTAATATCATTTACTAGTTCATCTAACGTATAACCTATAGATAATTTAGCTACAATTTTAGCAATTGGAAAACCAGTAGCTTTAGATGCTAAAGCAGAAGATCGAGAAACTCTAGGATTCATTTCAATAACTACCATTTGTCCGTTTACAGGATTTATAGCAAACTGTACATTAGATCCTCCTGATTTAATACCAATTTCTTTAAGTACAGCAATAGAGGAATTCCTCATTAATTGATATTCTTTATCAGTTAAAGTTTGAGCAGGAGTAACAGTTATAGAATCTCCGGTATGTATTCCCATAGGATCTATATTTTCTATAGAACATACAATAATACAATTATCTTGAGTGTCTCTAATTACTTCCATTTCAAACTCTTTCCATCCTATTAAAAATTCATCAATTAATACTTGATGGTTAGAAGATAAAACAAAACCTCTTGTACAAATATTTTTAAATTCTTCAACATTGTATGCAATCCCACCACCAGATCCTCCCATAGTAAAAGATGGTCTAATGATACATGGTAAACCAATAATAGAAACAATTTTTAGAGCTTCTTGCATATTATTAGCAATGTCACATTTTGCAGTTTTTAAATTTATTTTTTTCATAGATTTTTGAAATAAATATCTGTCTTCTGCATTTTTAATAGCTTCTACTGTAACACCTATCATTTCTACATTAAATTTAGATAAAATACCTTTTTGATCCAACAATAATGCGCAATTTAATGCTGTTTGCCCTCCCATTGTAGGTAAAATAGCATTCGGTCGCTCTTTTTTAATAATTTCGTAAATTATTTTCCAATGTATTGGTTCAATATATGTAACATTAGCTATATCTGGATCAGTCATAATTGTAGCTGGGTTTGAATTTACAAGAATAATTTTATATCCTTCTTCTTTTAACGCTTTACAAGCTTGTGTACCAGAGTAATCAAATTCACATGCTTGTCCGATAACAATAGGTCCAGCACCTAAAATTAAAATCGATTTAATATCAGTTCTTTTTGGCATAATTAACAATCTCTTATAAAACGTAATTTTAATTATTTTGTTTAAATTGTATACACATGTTTATAAATTTATTAAACAATAATCTAGAATCATGGGGGCCAGGACTACTTTCTGGATGACCTTGGAAACTAAACGCAAACTTGTTTTTTAAAGATAATCCTTGTAAAGTACCATCAAATAACGATTTATGAGTAATTTGAATATTTTTTGGTAATGTTTTCAAATCTACAGTAAATCCATGATTTTGAGAAGTAATTATTACTTTATTTGTCAAAACATTTTTTACCGGATGGTTAGATCCATGATGCCCACATTTCATTTTTATTATTCTAGCTCCATTAGCTAATGCTAATAATTGATGTCCTAAACACACTCCAAACATAGGTATATTTTTTTCTAAAAATATTTTGATAGCATTAATAGCGTATACACAAGGTTTAGGATCTCCTGGACCATTAGAAAGAAATATTCCATCTGGCAACAATTTTAAAACACATTTAGCTCTTGTGTCAGCTGGGACAATAGTAAGATTGCATCCATAGCTGATTAGTAATTTTAAAATATTTCTTTTCACTCCAAAATCATAAACAACAATATGAATTTTTGAACTATCTTTTAATTGAAATATATTTGATGTATTAAATATTTTTTTCGGAAAATCATGTTTAATATGTTGATAAATAAATTTTGTTGATACTTCTTTTACTAAATCAAATCCTTGTGAACCATCAAAATTAAAAGCTTTTTTGTAAGCAGTATAATAATTTTCTTTATTCGAAGTATAAAGACATCCTTTTAAAGAACCTAATTTACGTAACATTCGTGTAAGTTTTCGAGTATCTATTTCAGTTATAGTAATTACATTATTATCTTTAAGATAATCTATAAAATTTTTCTGATTATTAAAATGATCAGAAGTTTCAGAAACATTTTTAATAATTAATCCTTTTATATATATTTTATCAGATTCCATATCTATTAAATTAGTTCCTGTATTTCCGATATGTGGATGAGTTAGAATAACAATTTGATTTAAATAAGAAGGATCTGTAATAATTTCTTGATAACCTGTCATTGCTGTATTGAAAACTATTTCTCCTACAACAGAACCTTCAATACCCAAAGATTCCCCATGAAATATAATACCATTTTCTAAAACTAATGTTGCTAAATTTCTCAAAATATTATTCCTCGAAATATATTTCGATATTAATACTAATGCTAATGTTAGTATTAATATGAACAAATATTTATATTTATAAATATAATATTATTAATGAGTTATATACTTTAATTATACATATAATTATTTCTAAAAAATTAGTAATACAATAGATTTGTATCTAACAGTATATTTATATATTATTGAATGTTTAAAACATGTTTCATATTAAATAATCCATTTTTTTGTGAAGGTAGCCATAATGCTGCTTTAATAACTCCTTTAATAAAAGATAAACGATTTATCGCTTTATGAGTAATAAGGACTTCTTCATCATTATTAGCAAACATAACAGTATGTTCTCCTATAATATTTCCGGCTCTAATTGAAGAAAATCCAATTTTTTTGTTAGGTCTAACTCCAACATTGCCTACTCTATGGTAAATAGAATTATTGTCTAATTCAATCTTCATAATTTTTGAAATAATTTTTCCCATTTCTATTGCTGTTCCAGAAGGAGCATCTACTTTGTTACGGTGATGAGATTCAATAATTTCAATATCTGAATTATTGCTCATAATACTAGTTACATCTTTTAATAAATTAAAAATTAGATTAATACCAATACTAAAATTAGACGATTGTATAATACTAATTTTTTTAGAAGCTAATTTAATAGTTTCATTTTCTATAGTATTAAAACCAGTTGTTCCAATAATTAAATGTTTATTATGTTGGACACAGTATTCAAGATATTTCATACTTGCAGATGGTTGACTAAAGTCAATTAATATATCAAATTTTTTGTTTTGATGTTTTAAAGAATCACAAATTATAAAATTTACATTTTTATTTTTAATACATAGTTGTTTACGAAAGTGCAATACACTACTTTTATTTTTTACAATAGCTAAAGATAAAATTATATTTTTTTTTTTAAGTATTTCTTTAATTAATAAACTACCCATGCGACCTAAAGCACCAGTAACTGCTATTTTTAAATTTTGATTATTCATTTTTATTCTTCAAGGTGATTAATGATGCAAAAAAATGTTTTAGACATCAAATAATGTTATTCGTATTTTTTTAAAGTTTTTAATTTTAATTGTTTGTTGCTAAATTTAAGTAAATTATAATAATTATTATAAATATCAATAATTATAAAAAATTATTTTTTAACATATTTACATTGTAAAAGTTTTTATTAGCCAATATTAATATTTTAATACTATTATTAAAATAATTATTTTAATAATAAAAAAAAACCTAAAAAAATGTTAAAATCAGCTACATTAAATGTTGGAAAATGATAGTTAAAACAATGAATATCGATAAAATCGATAACATATCCATTCTGCATTCGATCTATGAAATTACCTATTCCTCCTCCTAGTATAAACATATAAGCAATGTTAGTACTTATTTTTTTTTTAAATATATTATGAGTCGTAAACTGAATTATTATCAAAATTAAAATAGAAACAAAATTTATAATAAATAAATACCAACAATTTAATATATTGCAAGTATTAAATAATCCTAATATAATTCCATAATTGTTAGTACAATATAAATTTAAAAAACAAAATATATATTTTTTCTCATATAAATGTATATAATTTATTACCCAAATTTTAGTGAAATAGTCAAAAAGAATTATTATAAAAAATATTATATAATGTACACTCTTCATATATTTTATATTTATAAAAATAAACGTTTTTCTCCAATACCTAATACATTGCTAATACATCTATCACAAATTTTATGGGTATTATTAACACTTTTATTATCATTCATTATAGAATGCCAACATCTAGCACATTTTTCCTTATTAATTGATTTAATAACAATTTTTAAACAAAATGATATTTTACTTTTGTAAGCATTAGTAGGTGCTTTTTTATAATCTTGAATAATAACCTCAGAAGTTATAAAAATAAATTTTAATTCTGTTTGTAGATTTTTTAATTTTGTAGCTAAAGATGTATTTAAGTACAACGTTAAAGATGCATTAAGAGAATTTTTTATTAATTTATTTTTTCTAAATATTTCTAATACTTTATTCACTTCATTTTTAATTTGAATTAAATTATTCCAATCATTATAATGTAATAATTCTTCTTTTGAAAAATCAAATAATTGATCATACCATTCTTCTAAAAAAACATATTTACTATGTTGCCCCGGTATAAAATTCCATATCTCATCTGCAGTAAAAGATAATATAGGAGCTATCCAACGTACGAAAGCATTGATTATTAAGTATAAAGCAGTTTGACAACTCCTTCTAGCTAAACTATTACGTTTCGTAGTATAGAGTCTATCTTTAATTATATCTAAATAAAATGAACCCATTTCTATAGAACAAAATTGTACTAAACTATGTATTACTCCATGAAAATTATATGTATCGTATAGATGAATAATTTCATTTTGAAGTAACTTAGATTTTCCTACAATCCATTTATCTAACATGATCATGTTATCATTAGGTATGATATCTATATCAGGATTAAAATCACTTAAATTAGATAAAATGAATCTTGCTGTGTTTCTAATTTTTCTATACGTTTCGACTACTCGGTCTAAAATTATGCTAGATATAGCTATTTCTTTAAAATAATCAGTTGAAGCTACCCATAAACGTAATACATCTGCTCCAAATTTGTTTATAATATCATTGGGATTAATAATATTTCCGCGTGATTTCGACATTTTGAAACCTGATTTATCTACAGTAAACCCATGCGTTAGTATTTTTTGGTATGGAGCTATATAATTTGTTGCCATAGAAATAAGTAAAGAAGACATAAACCATCCACGATATTGATCAGAACCTTCAAGATATAAATCTGATTGTTTTTGATCAAATTTGGTATTTTTATAAATTGAATGAGCATCAACTGATCCTGATTCAAACCAAACATCTAAAATGTCTAAATTTTTAACATAATATTGTGCATCCTTTCCTAACATCGTATTTATATTTAAATCCCACCAAAATTCAATTCCTATTTTACTAACAGCGTTTGCTATTTGTTTCATAAAATAACAAGTATTAGGATGTATTTGTCCCGTAGATTTATGAACAAAAACGGGTATTGGAACTCCCCATATTCTTTGTCGAGATATACACCAATCAGGCCTATTAACTAACATTGATTGCAACCTTTCTTTTCCCCAATAAGGTTTCCATTGAATATTTTTTAACTCAATAATAGCGTCTTTTTTTAAATTATTATTTTCCATACTAATAAACCATTGAGGTGTAGCTCTAAAAAAAATAGGTTTTTTATGCCTCCAACAATGAGGATATTTATGTATTATTTTTTTAATTTTCATTAAAGTATTATTGTTATTGAGTATTTTAATAATAATCTTGTTAGATTCAAAAATATTTTTCCCTTGTATTAAAGGAATTTCTTGACATAAATGTTTTCCAAAACCATCAATTATATTCACAGGTTGAATATTATAATTTTTGCAAACTACAAAATCTTCTTCTCCATGGTCCGGAGCTGTATGAACTATTCCAGTTCCAGAGTCTAAATTAACATATTCACTAAATATGATAGGAACTGTAATATTTAATATTGGATGAAACACTTTTAGCAATTCTAATTCTTTACCTAGTATTTCTCCAAGTATTTTCCATTTATTAATTGCTAATTCTAACATAACTTTATTTACTAATTTTTTAGCTACAATAAATAAATAATCATTAGTAGCAATTAATTGATATTGAAAATCTTTATTAATAGATATAGCTCTATTAGCAGGTAAAGACCATGGAGTAGTAGTCCAAATTAACATATAGATATCTTTAACATAAAAATGTAAATTAAATTTTGACAAAATTTTACTTACATTTACAAATTTAAA containing:
- the carA gene encoding glutamine-hydrolyzing carbamoyl-phosphate synthase small subunit; its protein translation is MRNLATLVLENGIIFHGESLGIEGSVVGEIVFNTAMTGYQEIITDPSYLNQIVILTHPHIGNTGTNLIDMESDKIYIKGLIIKNVSETSDHFNNQKNFIDYLKDNNVITITEIDTRKLTRMLRKLGSLKGCLYTSNKENYYTAYKKAFNFDGSQGFDLVKEVSTKFIYQHIKHDFPKKIFNTSNIFQLKDSSKIHIVVYDFGVKRNILKLLISYGCNLTIVPADTRAKCVLKLLPDGIFLSNGPGDPKPCVYAINAIKIFLEKNIPMFGVCLGHQLLALANGARIIKMKCGHHGSNHPVKNVLTNKVIITSQNHGFTVDLKTLPKNIQITHKSLFDGTLQGLSLKNKFAFSFQGHPESSPGPHDSRLLFNKFINMCIQFKQNN
- the dapB gene encoding 4-hydroxy-tetrahydrodipicolinate reductase; the protein is MNNQNLKIAVTGALGRMGSLLIKEILKKKNIILSLAIVKNKSSVLHFRKQLCIKNKNVNFIICDSLKHQNKKFDILIDFSQPSASMKYLEYCVQHNKHLIIGTTGFNTIENETIKLASKKISIIQSSNFSIGINLIFNLLKDVTSIMSNNSDIEIIESHHRNKVDAPSGTAIEMGKIISKIMKIELDNNSIYHRVGNVGVRPNKKIGFSSIRAGNIIGEHTVMFANNDEEVLITHKAINRLSFIKGVIKAALWLPSQKNGLFNMKHVLNIQ
- the lspA gene encoding signal peptidase II, producing MKSVHYIIFFIIILFDYFTKIWVINYIHLYEKKYIFCFLNLYCTNNYGIILGLFNTCNILNCWYLFIINFVSILILIIIQFTTHNIFKKKISTNIAYMFILGGGIGNFIDRMQNGYVIDFIDIHCFNYHFPTFNVADFNIFLGFFLLLK
- the ileS gene encoding isoleucine--tRNA ligase, yielding MIDYRKTLNLPYTKFLMRGNLSENELITLKKWNTDNLYELIRIKKSKNKNFILHDGPPYANGQIHLGHALNKILKDIIIKSKNLSGYDAPYTPTWDCHGLPIEHKVEKIVSKYNNKMSNKKFREKCRNYAYKQVLKQKKDFVRLGILANWNHSYLTMDFSSESDIILKLSKIIQKKYVYREFKPVRWCIECHSSLAEAELEYFQINSDSIFVKFKFVNVSKILSKFNLHFYVKDIYMLIWTTTPWSLPANRAISINKDFQYQLIATNDYLFIVAKKLVNKVMLELAINKWKILGEILGKELELLKVFHPILNITVPIIFSEYVNLDSGTGIVHTAPDHGEEDFVVCKNYNIQPVNIIDGFGKHLCQEIPLIQGKNIFESNKIIIKILNNNNTLMKIKKIIHKYPHCWRHKKPIFFRATPQWFISMENNNLKKDAIIELKNIQWKPYWGKERLQSMLVNRPDWCISRQRIWGVPIPVFVHKSTGQIHPNTCYFMKQIANAVSKIGIEFWWDLNINTMLGKDAQYYVKNLDILDVWFESGSVDAHSIYKNTKFDQKQSDLYLEGSDQYRGWFMSSLLISMATNYIAPYQKILTHGFTVDKSGFKMSKSRGNIINPNDIINKFGADVLRLWVASTDYFKEIAISSIILDRVVETYRKIRNTARFILSNLSDFNPDIDIIPNDNMIMLDKWIVGKSKLLQNEIIHLYDTYNFHGVIHSLVQFCSIEMGSFYLDIIKDRLYTTKRNSLARRSCQTALYLIINAFVRWIAPILSFTADEIWNFIPGQHSKYVFLEEWYDQLFDFSKEELLHYNDWNNLIQIKNEVNKVLEIFRKNKLIKNSLNASLTLYLNTSLATKLKNLQTELKFIFITSEVIIQDYKKAPTNAYKSKISFCLKIVIKSINKEKCARCWHSIMNDNKSVNNTHKICDRCISNVLGIGEKRLFL